A genomic stretch from Halorhodospira halophila SL1 includes:
- a CDS encoding WD40 repeat domain-containing protein, translating to MVDNKTPQISVQKITLRIFMGACFILMCIACNSSSDNDETEHESDTPEVTHELTLEPSESSLKAEWLDSEDVTYNLIYGQDEDILTDPANYATYDGSMDQDVSSPHEIKGLEKESTYHVVLEVDDERGTRYPAKESTTLNSEKILSSSDVLWIFEKHDGVVRSLAAYDSTVYSSGNDETVRAIDAKSGDEIWVFEEHFDFIYSVENYEGTVYSAARGGASSIKDGYDSTVRAIDSGTGEEKWVFDGNRSFYDVAAADNSVYAAKSSGSVLQIDAEKGSRKQVIGQHDRQARGVAVAGGTVFSAGHDTTIRAFDVEQEEEKWVYEGPESPHKNFLSVAATKEAVYAGSDTSIRALDADTGEKQWAYEDIQSGGFYTVKELGDVVYGGSLDGKVRAIDSKTGEKKWVFAEHEDHVRAVVPTEHAIYSGDSGGTILAIDPP from the coding sequence ATGGTTGATAACAAAACCCCTCAGATTAGTGTACAGAAAATCACGCTAAGGATCTTTATGGGGGCGTGCTTTATCCTGATGTGTATAGCCTGTAACTCATCGAGCGACAACGATGAAACGGAGCACGAGAGTGATACGCCGGAGGTAACACATGAATTAACTCTCGAACCCAGTGAATCCAGCCTTAAAGCTGAGTGGCTTGACTCTGAGGATGTGACCTACAATCTGATTTACGGCCAGGACGAGGACATTTTAACCGATCCAGCTAACTACGCCACCTACGATGGGAGCATGGATCAAGACGTCAGCTCTCCACATGAAATCAAGGGACTGGAAAAGGAATCGACTTACCATGTTGTTCTTGAAGTTGACGACGAGCGTGGCACCCGTTATCCAGCGAAAGAATCAACTACGCTGAATTCGGAAAAAATTTTAAGCTCGAGCGATGTGTTATGGATATTTGAAAAGCATGATGGAGTCGTACGTAGCCTCGCAGCGTATGATAGCACCGTTTACAGCAGCGGCAACGATGAGACGGTCCGCGCCATAGACGCAAAAAGTGGGGACGAGATATGGGTTTTTGAGGAGCATTTTGACTTTATCTACAGCGTTGAAAACTATGAGGGCACAGTCTACAGCGCTGCCCGAGGCGGTGCATCAAGCATAAAAGATGGTTATGATAGCACCGTCCGCGCAATTGATTCTGGAACAGGTGAAGAGAAATGGGTGTTTGACGGTAACAGATCTTTTTATGACGTTGCCGCAGCCGACAACTCCGTATATGCTGCAAAATCAAGCGGGAGCGTCCTTCAGATAGACGCTGAAAAAGGATCAAGGAAACAGGTTATCGGACAACATGATCGTCAAGCCAGAGGCGTTGCGGTAGCGGGCGGGACTGTATTTAGCGCCGGTCATGATACAACTATACGCGCTTTCGACGTAGAACAAGAAGAAGAGAAATGGGTCTACGAGGGGCCAGAAAGCCCCCACAAAAACTTCTTGAGTGTTGCAGCAACCAAGGAAGCAGTTTACGCGGGCAGCGACACCTCTATAAGGGCGCTTGACGCTGATACAGGCGAGAAGCAGTGGGCTTATGAGGACATACAGTCCGGTGGGTTTTACACCGTTAAAGAACTTGGCGACGTGGTATACGGCGGAAGCCTTGACGGAAAAGTTCGGGCAATCGATTCGAAAACGGGTGAAAAGAAGTGGGTCTTTGCAGAACATGAAGACCACGTGCGGGCTGTCGTGCCAACCGAACATGCTATATATAGTGGCGATAGCGGCGGGACAATCTTAGCTATTGATCCCCCTTGA
- the umuD gene encoding translesion error-prone DNA polymerase V autoproteolytic subunit → MTVTHLQTCAREPAALRRPLFLERVAAGFPSPAQDYVDRALDLNELCIEHPAATYFVRAAGESMLGVGIHPGDVLVVDRALEARHRDIVIAAWQGELTVKRLELRPTLRLVAENDAFPPIDIAEPEMLEIFGVVTFVIHALR, encoded by the coding sequence ATGACCGTGACCCACCTGCAGACCTGCGCCAGGGAGCCTGCCGCGCTGCGCCGCCCGCTCTTTCTGGAGCGCGTTGCCGCCGGCTTCCCCTCCCCGGCTCAGGACTACGTCGACCGGGCCCTCGATCTCAACGAGCTCTGCATCGAGCACCCGGCCGCGACCTACTTCGTCCGCGCCGCCGGCGAGTCGATGCTTGGCGTCGGCATCCACCCCGGCGACGTCCTGGTGGTGGATCGCGCCCTCGAGGCTCGGCACCGGGACATCGTCATCGCCGCCTGGCAGGGCGAGCTTACGGTCAAACGGCTGGAGCTCCGGCCGACGCTGCGCCTGGTCGCCGAGAACGACGCCTTCCCGCCGATCGATATTGCCGAGCCGGAGATGCTTGAGATCTTCGGGGTGGTTACGTTCGTCATCCACGCCCTGCGCTGA
- a CDS encoding helix-turn-helix transcriptional regulator codes for MTDSLLRQWTMLQHIPRQPRGISAGQLHDRLRCEGYAVSLRTVQRDLNTLSSEFALVCESVGNEQHWSWLADAPVLDVPGLSPAAALAFRLAELHLGALLAPEALRALRPHFEAAKRVLNQGGSQLSHWPNRVRVLTRSQPLLAPDVDPGVYDRICQGLLEGRQLYVHYRPRSRGSELRSYRMHPLGLVMRDPVSYVVATLRDYTDVRQMALHRFEAVELLDDPIAPPAGFDLDAYIHEQRAFDLPDTNEPVALHLRISAGVAEHLTEAPLSEDQRIEACDDGWWSLRATVPLTAQLRWWLLGFGQAVQVLEPQALRDELAAELRAAADLYDE; via the coding sequence ATGACCGACAGCCTTCTGCGTCAGTGGACGATGCTCCAGCACATCCCCCGCCAGCCGCGGGGGATCAGCGCCGGCCAACTCCACGACCGGTTGCGCTGCGAGGGCTACGCGGTCTCGCTGCGCACCGTCCAGCGCGATCTCAACACCCTCTCCAGTGAATTCGCGCTGGTCTGCGAAAGCGTGGGCAACGAGCAGCACTGGTCGTGGCTCGCCGATGCGCCGGTGCTCGACGTCCCCGGTCTCTCGCCGGCGGCGGCGCTGGCCTTCCGGCTTGCCGAGCTCCACCTCGGCGCTCTGCTGGCTCCGGAGGCGCTACGGGCCCTGCGGCCGCACTTCGAGGCGGCCAAGCGGGTCCTCAACCAAGGCGGCTCGCAGCTCTCCCACTGGCCGAATCGTGTCCGCGTCCTGACCCGTTCCCAGCCCCTACTCGCCCCGGACGTCGACCCGGGGGTCTACGACCGGATCTGCCAGGGACTCCTTGAGGGCCGGCAGCTCTACGTCCACTACCGCCCGCGTAGCCGGGGCAGCGAGCTGCGAAGCTACCGGATGCATCCGCTCGGGCTGGTTATGCGCGATCCGGTCAGCTACGTGGTGGCGACGCTGCGCGACTACACCGATGTCCGGCAGATGGCGCTGCACCGCTTCGAGGCGGTGGAGCTGCTCGACGACCCGATTGCCCCGCCGGCGGGCTTCGACCTGGATGCCTACATCCACGAGCAGCGGGCCTTCGATCTGCCCGACACCAACGAACCCGTCGCCCTGCACCTGCGGATCAGCGCCGGCGTGGCCGAGCATCTTACGGAGGCGCCGCTGTCCGAGGATCAACGGATCGAAGCCTGCGACGACGGCTGGTGGAGCCTGCGCGCCACGGTGCCCCTGACCGCACAACTGCGCTGGTGGCTGCTCGGCTTCGGGCAGGCGGTGCAGGTCCTCGAGCCGCAAGCGTTGCGAGACGAGCTCGCCGCCGAACTTCGGGCTGCGGCCGACTTGTACGACGAATAA
- a CDS encoding IS3 family transposase (programmed frameshift) has product MSKTKAKSKRTRYTQAYRDEALALAERVGVSEAAQQLGIQPAQIYQWRTKARTEADRSQRERELAEENARLKRQLSEANEELSINKKGRGVLREKPEVKYAFIDQQRHEHRVQAMCRVLGVARSGFYAWCRNKAVRAAREERQQAFDGQVQEAFEDSRQRSGAPRLTRELDGQGVSANRKTVARSMRRQGLRARTSRRFKVTTNSAHSLPVAPNHLAQHFEAEQRNQKWTGDITYLATGERWLYLAVVLDLCGRKVIGWAMREQMSAELACEALQMALERRGYPTGVIVHTDRGSQYCSRAYRRLISDYGLISSMSAKGSCYDNACNESFFRSLKVEALHGEKFPTRASMREAVFEYIEGYYNRRRLHSTLGYLSPDDYEARLNS; this is encoded by the exons ATGAGCAAGACCAAGGCGAAGTCCAAGCGCACACGCTACACCCAGGCCTATCGAGACGAGGCGCTGGCGTTGGCCGAGCGCGTCGGCGTCAGCGAGGCGGCCCAGCAACTCGGGATCCAGCCGGCGCAGATCTACCAGTGGCGCACCAAGGCCCGGACCGAAGCGGACCGCTCGCAGCGAGAGCGGGAGTTGGCCGAGGAGAATGCCCGGCTCAAGCGTCAGCTCTCGGAAGCGAATGAGGAGCTGTCGATCA ACAAAAAAGGCCGCGGCGTACTTCGCGAAAAACCAGAAGTGAAGTACGCGTTCATCGATCAGCAGCGTCACGAGCACCGGGTCCAGGCGATGTGCCGCGTCCTTGGCGTTGCTCGCAGCGGCTTCTACGCATGGTGTCGGAACAAAGCTGTCCGCGCCGCACGGGAAGAGCGCCAGCAGGCCTTTGATGGGCAGGTGCAAGAGGCCTTCGAAGACTCCAGGCAACGCTCTGGAGCGCCTCGACTGACGCGAGAGCTGGACGGGCAAGGCGTGTCGGCCAATCGCAAGACCGTGGCCCGGAGCATGCGCCGTCAGGGCCTCCGGGCACGCACGTCACGCCGGTTTAAGGTGACGACGAACTCGGCTCACAGCCTGCCGGTCGCGCCAAACCACTTGGCCCAGCACTTTGAAGCGGAGCAGCGGAACCAGAAATGGACTGGCGACATCACGTATTTGGCGACCGGCGAAAGATGGCTCTATCTCGCGGTCGTCCTGGATCTTTGTGGCCGCAAAGTGATCGGTTGGGCCATGCGCGAGCAGATGAGCGCTGAACTGGCCTGTGAGGCGCTTCAGATGGCCCTGGAACGGCGAGGCTACCCCACGGGGGTCATCGTCCATACGGATCGAGGCAGCCAGTACTGCTCCCGTGCGTACCGCAGGCTCATCAGCGACTACGGGCTGATCAGCAGCATGAGCGCGAAGGGCAGCTGCTACGACAATGCCTGCAACGAGAGCTTTTTCCGTTCCCTGAAGGTCGAGGCCCTGCATGGCGAGAAATTCCCCACGCGGGCCTCGATGCGTGAGGCCGTCTTCGAATACATTGAGGGCTACTACAATCGCCGGCGTCTTCATAGCACGCTCGGGTACCTATCCCCGGACGACTACGAGGCCCGGCTTAATAGCTAA
- a CDS encoding ComEA family DNA-binding protein has product MALFNLGTKDAYGKQRRVEHRGKYLRASRTGGVALRAQARAAGVDLTANTRRGVRASVTPAKNTQVALQNGRFILRGRYGKGPTKLNLSKSGATVSTRNRLGSFNWLKPNRSSAKPFGVQVRGQKAAQLQLIYMVVAAIVGAVQLLLMLIGGLLRGAIALGQWVGDNVHALPRWWRNAWLRRQRRRIDEAVEQAINRWDADRLSASFALAVAVWGRGEALQDGQRTYRRVTEKTGWVALPRSPEVFAEAAQGLEHCRAAVQPREDAHRILIALLAEVAAEKLEGSRRAALLFEADDLALIQGPRTVLQEQMLEIFADHAQLQIEPARPVDEASKPSSARSARGAPGAGQGDEPTGRIDLNTASIEELQAIPHIGPERAEAIVALRPIRRIEQLEEVDGIGTSRLAEIVDQVKV; this is encoded by the coding sequence ATGGCCCTGTTTAATCTCGGCACGAAGGACGCTTACGGCAAGCAGCGGCGCGTCGAGCACCGCGGCAAGTACCTGCGGGCCAGTCGCACCGGCGGCGTGGCGCTGCGCGCCCAGGCCCGGGCGGCGGGCGTGGATCTTACCGCCAACACCCGGCGCGGCGTCCGGGCTTCGGTAACGCCGGCGAAGAACACCCAGGTGGCCCTGCAGAACGGACGGTTCATCCTGCGCGGTCGCTACGGGAAGGGGCCAACCAAGCTGAACCTCTCCAAGAGCGGCGCGACGGTCTCCACGCGCAATCGGCTCGGCTCGTTCAACTGGCTCAAGCCCAACCGCTCCTCGGCGAAGCCCTTCGGCGTCCAGGTCCGGGGGCAGAAGGCGGCGCAGCTGCAGCTGATCTACATGGTCGTCGCTGCCATCGTCGGGGCGGTGCAGCTGCTCTTGATGCTCATTGGCGGGCTGCTGCGCGGCGCCATCGCCCTCGGCCAGTGGGTCGGTGACAACGTGCACGCCCTGCCGCGGTGGTGGCGCAATGCCTGGCTGCGCCGACAGCGCCGGCGGATCGACGAGGCTGTCGAGCAGGCGATCAACCGCTGGGACGCGGACCGGCTCAGCGCCTCCTTCGCCCTGGCGGTGGCCGTCTGGGGGCGGGGTGAGGCGCTGCAGGACGGCCAGCGGACGTACCGACGGGTCACCGAGAAGACGGGATGGGTCGCGCTCCCGCGCTCCCCGGAGGTCTTCGCCGAGGCGGCCCAGGGACTTGAACATTGCCGCGCCGCCGTTCAGCCGAGGGAGGATGCGCACCGGATCCTGATCGCGCTGCTCGCCGAAGTGGCGGCCGAGAAACTGGAGGGGTCCCGGCGGGCGGCACTGCTCTTTGAGGCCGATGACCTGGCCCTGATCCAGGGCCCACGGACGGTGCTCCAGGAGCAGATGCTGGAGATCTTCGCTGATCACGCCCAGCTACAGATCGAGCCGGCCCGGCCGGTGGATGAGGCCTCGAAGCCATCCTCAGCGCGGTCGGCTCGTGGTGCACCGGGGGCGGGGCAGGGCGACGAGCCGACGGGGCGCATCGACCTCAACACGGCCTCCATCGAAGAACTCCAGGCGATCCCCCACATCGGCCCGGAGCGCGCCGAGGCGATCGTCGCCCTGAGACCGATCCGGCGGATCGAGCAGCTTGAGGAAGTCGACGGGATCGGCACGAGCCGCCTGGCGGAGATCGTCGATCAGGTGAAGGTGTGA
- a CDS encoding porin family protein, translating to MDRTRTVTLVGISALCLSGAVMAQAPTAGDSYAGGQIASATYGEDDVPQLGITVDGDADLTGLVGRVGTYVSEYVSVEGRAGFGIGDDSVTVSEGATSVDVDVELDYLFGGYVRGHLPVGDALALYGIVGLTGGQMTAEANGFSYSQSDTGASFGAGVDIHVGDAASANFEYMQYLDEAGYEIDALSAGLVGRF from the coding sequence ATGGATCGAACAAGGACTGTGACGCTCGTAGGCATCTCTGCGCTGTGTCTCTCCGGGGCTGTGATGGCACAAGCGCCAACTGCGGGGGATAGTTATGCGGGGGGCCAAATAGCATCTGCCACTTATGGCGAGGATGACGTCCCGCAACTTGGCATCACTGTTGATGGTGATGCCGACCTTACAGGGTTAGTAGGGCGTGTCGGAACGTATGTGAGTGAATACGTATCGGTAGAGGGCCGCGCCGGATTTGGCATTGGCGATGATTCGGTAACGGTGTCGGAAGGTGCTACCTCTGTAGATGTGGACGTTGAGCTTGATTACCTCTTCGGTGGTTATGTCCGTGGTCACCTCCCTGTTGGGGACGCCCTAGCACTGTATGGGATCGTGGGCTTAACGGGCGGGCAGATGACTGCGGAGGCAAACGGATTCAGCTACAGCCAATCTGATACCGGAGCTTCATTCGGAGCCGGTGTAGATATTCATGTTGGTGATGCCGCTAGCGCGAACTTCGAGTACATGCAGTACCTCGATGAGGCAGGTTACGAGATTGATGCGCTAAGTGCTGGTCTGGTTGGACGTTTCTGA
- a CDS encoding transposase, translated as MAYFEHPITSGTIEGLNNRIKTVKRQAYGFRDMEYFKLLVRHLNDPIVQA; from the coding sequence TTGGCTTACTTCGAACACCCGATCACCAGCGGGACAATCGAGGGGCTCAACAACCGGATCAAGACGGTCAAGCGCCAGGCCTACGGCTTCCGGGACATGGAGTATTTCAAGCTTCTGGTCCGTCACCTGAACGACCCGATCGTGCAGGCATGA
- the umuC gene encoding translesion error-prone DNA polymerase V subunit UmuC, translating to MPVYALVDVNSFYASAERLFRPDLVGRPVVVLSNNDGCIVARSAEAKALGVPMGEPYFRVRDCLRAAGAAVFSSNYALYADLSSRVMRTLEALAPAVEIYSIDEAFLDLTGLDTLTDTERFGQEVRARIRGDVGLPVCVGIGPTKTLAKLANHAAKQDPERHGVACLRDPAARARALRATPVNAVWGVGQRLADRLAELGVHTAEDLANLSPRRIRQHFPVTLARTAEELRGCACHDLESEPAPRQQIVCSRTFGTPVRDEPALREAVADYAVRAAERLRETGQHAAALSVFLRTDPHRTAEPQHMPTATRRLTIATDDTRDLLAVALRIAEELWRPGHAYIKAGVMLGELQAPGISGDLFADDAARARSADLMQAVDAINRRHGRAAVTYGVQRRGRAEWRMRRDYLSPAYTTRWTDLPVVG from the coding sequence ATGCCGGTCTACGCGCTGGTCGACGTGAACAGCTTCTATGCGAGCGCCGAGCGGCTCTTTCGGCCGGATCTCGTGGGGCGACCGGTGGTGGTGCTGTCCAATAATGACGGCTGCATCGTCGCCCGCTCCGCGGAGGCCAAAGCGCTGGGCGTGCCCATGGGTGAGCCGTACTTCCGTGTCCGCGACTGCCTGCGGGCCGCGGGCGCGGCGGTGTTCTCGTCGAACTACGCCCTGTACGCGGATCTGTCATCGCGGGTCATGCGCACCCTCGAGGCACTCGCCCCCGCGGTGGAGATCTACTCGATCGATGAGGCGTTCCTGGATCTCACCGGGCTCGACACACTGACCGACACCGAACGCTTCGGCCAGGAGGTCCGCGCCCGCATCCGGGGCGATGTCGGGTTGCCGGTATGCGTCGGCATCGGCCCGACCAAGACGTTGGCCAAGCTCGCCAACCATGCCGCGAAGCAGGATCCCGAACGCCACGGCGTCGCCTGCCTGCGCGATCCGGCAGCGCGGGCCCGGGCGCTGCGGGCCACCCCGGTGAACGCGGTCTGGGGTGTCGGCCAACGGCTCGCCGATCGCCTGGCTGAGCTCGGCGTTCACACCGCCGAGGATCTCGCCAACTTATCGCCGAGGCGGATCCGTCAGCACTTCCCCGTGACCCTCGCACGGACGGCGGAGGAGCTGCGGGGCTGCGCCTGCCACGATCTTGAAAGCGAACCGGCACCCCGGCAGCAGATCGTCTGCTCGCGTACTTTCGGCACGCCGGTTCGTGACGAGCCGGCGCTTCGCGAGGCCGTCGCGGATTACGCGGTGCGCGCCGCGGAGCGCCTGCGCGAGACCGGACAGCACGCCGCCGCCCTCTCCGTCTTTCTTCGCACCGACCCGCACCGGACCGCGGAGCCGCAGCACATGCCCACGGCGACGCGGCGGCTGACGATTGCAACGGACGACACTCGCGACCTGTTGGCCGTTGCCCTTCGGATCGCCGAGGAGCTCTGGCGCCCCGGCCACGCCTACATCAAGGCCGGCGTGATGCTCGGGGAACTCCAGGCTCCCGGGATCTCCGGTGATCTCTTCGCCGACGACGCGGCGCGGGCTCGATCGGCGGACCTGATGCAAGCGGTCGATGCCATCAACCGTCGCCACGGCCGCGCTGCCGTGACCTACGGCGTCCAACGCCGGGGGCGTGCCGAATGGCGAATGCGCCGCGACTACCTCTCCCCGGCCTACACGACGCGGTGGACGGATCTGCCGGTGGTGGGGTGA
- a CDS encoding DUF2779 domain-containing protein gives MDFETAQPALPRYPGTSPFQALPFQFSCHIQRAPGVAPEHTDFLATADTDPRRPLAEALLNALGDRGSIVVYSSFERRVLGELADALPDLAEPLAALQDRLWDLLRVVRD, from the coding sequence CTGGATTTCGAGACCGCGCAGCCGGCCTTACCCCGTTACCCCGGAACCTCGCCGTTCCAGGCCTTGCCGTTCCAGTTTTCCTGCCATATCCAACGAGCCCCCGGGGTCGCCCCGGAGCACACGGACTTTCTGGCTACCGCCGATACCGATCCCCGGCGCCCGCTTGCCGAGGCACTGCTCAACGCACTCGGTGACCGCGGATCGATCGTCGTTTACTCCAGCTTTGAGCGGCGGGTCCTCGGCGAACTCGCCGATGCGCTACCGGATCTCGCTGAGCCCTTAGCCGCCCTTCAGGACCGGCTGTGGGATCTGCTACGGGTCGTGCGAGACTAG
- a CDS encoding IS30 family transposase, producing the protein MANGYQHLSDQERAVILSERSRGSSARAISHLLGRSPSTVTRELARGSDPAAETAYCPTQGAQEYRARRRRCGRPAKLVEGGWLYRYVLDRLCYWQWSPEQIAGRLARMNPEDPEARVSHETIYAAIYAHPKGSLKQELIRALRRQKPQRGQRRRTAARGGSIAPEHLPIAYRPEEIEQRLMPGHWEGDLIKGAYNRSSVGTLVERKTRYVVLSKMHDGTAEAALEGFHRQMRRLPAILRQSLTYDRGSEMACHERLARRLNLSIWFADPHAPWQRGSNENTNGLLRQYLPKGADLSEPSQTQLNDIARLLNQRPRKALDFRTPEEAMTEELQAFSKTVALDS; encoded by the coding sequence ATGGCGAACGGATACCAGCATCTCAGTGATCAGGAGCGCGCCGTCATCTTGAGTGAGCGCAGCCGTGGCAGCAGTGCGCGGGCGATCAGCCACCTTCTCGGGCGCAGTCCGTCGACGGTGACCCGGGAGTTGGCCCGCGGCAGCGACCCCGCGGCAGAGACGGCGTACTGCCCGACGCAGGGCGCGCAGGAGTACCGCGCCCGACGGCGCCGCTGCGGTCGCCCCGCCAAGCTGGTTGAGGGCGGATGGCTGTATCGCTATGTCCTGGACCGGCTGTGCTACTGGCAGTGGTCTCCCGAGCAGATCGCCGGCAGACTGGCGCGTATGAACCCCGAGGATCCTGAGGCTCGCGTCAGCCACGAGACCATCTACGCGGCGATCTATGCCCATCCCAAGGGCTCGCTCAAGCAGGAGCTGATCCGGGCGCTTCGCCGCCAGAAACCGCAGCGCGGGCAACGGCGGCGCACGGCCGCGCGAGGCGGCTCGATCGCCCCGGAGCACCTGCCCATCGCCTATCGGCCTGAAGAGATCGAGCAGCGGCTGATGCCCGGCCACTGGGAGGGCGACCTGATCAAGGGCGCCTACAACCGCTCCTCGGTCGGCACGCTGGTTGAGCGCAAGACCCGCTACGTCGTACTGAGCAAGATGCACGACGGTACCGCCGAGGCCGCCCTGGAGGGCTTCCATCGGCAGATGAGGCGCCTGCCGGCAATCCTGCGTCAGAGTCTGACCTACGACCGGGGCAGCGAGATGGCCTGCCATGAGCGGCTTGCCCGGCGGTTGAATCTGTCGATCTGGTTCGCCGATCCGCACGCGCCCTGGCAGCGTGGCAGCAACGAGAACACCAACGGCCTGCTGCGCCAGTACCTGCCCAAGGGCGCCGATCTCAGCGAGCCGAGCCAGACCCAACTCAATGATATTGCGCGGCTTCTCAACCAGCGGCCACGCAAGGCACTGGACTTCAGAACGCCCGAGGAGGCCATGACTGAAGAGCTTCAGGCCTTTTCGAAGACTGTTGCGCTTGATTCTTGA